A genomic stretch from Halichoerus grypus chromosome 7, mHalGry1.hap1.1, whole genome shotgun sequence includes:
- the TOR3A gene encoding torsin-3A codes for MRRLLLLLLLLLPRPGAPGPGDDASPPDAAQEPLRGLRERLRAAAALSRRYWALLRCRVWPEDCERAEEAGAGLRGWSLPLLGQQYLDILTSWYCSFQACCDSGDCRISNNFTGLEWDLSVRLHGQHLARELVLTTVRGYLELPRPDKALALSFHGWSGTGKNFVARLLAENLYRDGLRSDCVETFIATLHFPHPKYVDLYKEKLASQVKETQERCHQTLFIFDEAEKLHPGMLEALRPHLERQAPENHRVKSPKTIFLFLSNLGGNTINEVVLTLLQAGGAREEIRLDQLVPQLQAEMESTDTGFGHSCLVKENLIDFFIPFLPLEYHHVRLCARDAFLSQGLPYTEEALDQIAKMMVYIPKEEQLFSSQGCKSISQRISYFLP; via the exons ATGCGGcgcctgctgctgctgctgctgctgctcctgccgCGGCCGGGCGCCCCGGGACCCGGCGACGACGCGAGCCCGCCCGACGCGGCCCAGGAGCCCCTCCGGGGCCTGCGCGAGCGGCTGCGGGCGGCCGCCGCCCTCTCCCGACGGTACTGGGCGCTCCTGCGCTGCCGCGTGTGGCCCGAGGACTGTGAGCGCGCCGAGGAGGCCGGCGCGGGGCTCCGGG GCTGGAGCCTTCCCCTGTTGGGCCAGCAGTATCTGGACATCCTGACCTCGTGGTACTGCAGCTTCCAAGCCTGCTGCGACAGCGGGGACTGCAGGATCTCCAACAACTTCACAG GCCTGGAATGGGACCTGAGCGTGCGACTGCACGGCCAGCATCTGGCCCGGGAGCTGGTCCTGACGACGGTGAGGGGCTACTTAGAGCTGCCCCGGCCGGACAAGGCCCTGGCTCTGTCGTTCCACGGCTGGTCGGGCACAGGCAAGAACTTCGTGGCTCGGCTGCTGGCAGAGAACCTCTACCGGGACGGGCTGCGGAGCGACTGTGTCGAGACGTTCATCGCCACCCTCCACTTTCCTCACCCGAAGTATGTGGACCTGTACAAG GAGAAGCTGGCAAGTCAGGTCAAGGAGACGCAGGAGCGCTGCCACCAGACCCTGTTCATTTTCGATGAGGCCGAGAAGCTACATCCGGGAATGCTGGAGGCCCTCAGGCCACACCTGGAACGCCAGGCTCCCGAGAACCACAGGGTCAAGTCCCCGAaaaccatctttctttttctcag TAACCTTGGTGGCAATACCATCAATGAAGTTGTCCTGACTCTGCTTCAGGCCGGAGGGGCCCGGGAAGAAATCAGGCTGGACCAGCTGGTGCCCCAGCTCCAGGCCGAGATGGAGTCCACGG ACACTGGCTTTGGCCACAGCTGTCTTGTCAAGGAAAACCTGATTGACTTCTtcatccccttcctgcccctggagTACCACCACGTGAGGCTGTGCGCACGCGACGCTTTCCTGAGCCAGGGGCTCCCGTACACAGAAGAGGCCCTGGACCAGATTGCCAAGATGATGGTGTATATCCCCAAGGAGGAGCAACTCTTCTCTTCTCAGGGCTGCAAATCTATTTCCCAGAGAATTAGCTATTTCCTGCCTTGA